From Hoeflea sp. 108:
GGTGCTGAACGGATCGGGAATGCCGAACTGCGGCCCGACCAGCATGGCGGACGCCATCGGGATCATGTTCATGTTCTGCACGCCGCCGGCAATCACCAGGTCCTGCGTGCCGCTCATCACGGCCTGCGCCGCGAAATGCACCGCCTGCTGGGCCGAGCCGCACTGGCGGTCGACGGTCACGCCGGGCACATGGTCCGGCAGGCCCGCCACCAGCCAGCAGGTGCGGGCAATGTCGCCGGCCTGCGAGGCAATCGTGTCGGTGCAGCCATAGATGACGTCATCGACCGCATTCGGATCGATGCCGGTGCGGGCGATCAGCGCCTTGATCGGCTGGGCCCCGAGATCCGCCGAATGGAAGCCGGCGAGCGAGCCCTTCTTGCGTCCGACCGGCGTGCGGATGGCGTCGACGATATAGGCTTCAGGCATATCAGGCCTCTCTGGCAAAGGTGTGTTCGGGTCCGAGCGGACGCGCAAAAACGCGGGCGGCGACGCGCTCGCGATGGAAGGCGGTCCCGCCCCACCAGTTGGTCAAGGCGATGCCGCGCTTGAGGAAGAAATGGACGTCCACCTCCCAGGAATAGCCCATGGCGCCATGCACCTGGATCGAGGTGCGGGCAGCGACATCGGCGGCATCAGTGCAAGCGAGCTTGGCCTGCGAGATGCGCGCGCGGCTGTAGAGATCGCCCTGTTCCAACTGCGCGGCAGCCGCATGCAACACCGGGCGGGCGAACTCGATCTTCACCTGGGCTGTCGCCAGATGGTGCTTGACCGCCTGGTAGGAGCCGATCGGCTTGCCGAACTGCTGGCGTTCCTTGGCATAGGCGACGCCGAGGTCTACACAGCGCTGGGCGATGCCCTGCATCTGGGCGGCGGCAAACAGCGCGCCACGGTCGAGCGCGGCTGCAAGAGGGACGCCAGCCTCATCGGCACCGGCGACCAGCGTTGCGTCGCTCGGCTCGAACTCGACCGTGAACAGTCGGCGGAACGGATCGACGCTCGCCTGCGCCACGAGCGTTGCCTTGGCGGTTTCGACCAGATGCATGGCACCGTCGCGCACGACCAGCACTGCCTCGGCCGTATCGCCATCGGCGACGAACGGATTGGCCGGATGCGCCACCGTCACCGTCACTTCGCCAGCCAGCGCACGTTCAAGCAATGCGGCCACGCGGGCGTTTTCAGAGAAGGCAGCAAGCAGCGGCAGTGCCACGCCTGCATTCTCGACCAGCGGTTCCGGCAGCCCGGCGTAGCCACAGGCTTCAGCGATCTGCACGAAGTCGATCGCCGACAGGCCGAGCCCGCCCTTGCCTTCAGCCACCAGCGCGCCGGCGAGGCCCATCTCCACGATCTTGGCCCAACGCTCCTCATCGCGCGCAGCGCCGTCGCCCATCAGGCGTCGCAGATCGGCCGGCTGGCAGACGTCATTGAGCAGTTCGCGGACAACGTCAGCCGTCATCGTCTGTTCTTCGGAGAAACGGAAATCCATCTTTTCGCCTCCCCTTACGCCCGCGGCAGCCCGAGCATGCGCTCGGCGATGATGTTGCGCTGGATCTCATTCGAGCCGGCATAGATCGGCCCGGCCAACGAGAAGAAATAGCCGTCCAGCCAGCGGCCGATGTCGCCTGCCTCGGGTGCGCTGCGCAGCAGTTCCGCGCGCGCGCCCAGGATCGACAATGCCGCCTTGTGCATGGCGATGTCCATTTCCGACCAGAAGATCTTGTTGGTGCTGGCCTCGGCGCCGATATGGCCGCCAGCGGCGAGCCGCGACGCAGTGGCGTAGATCGACAACGCGTAGGCTTCCGCGTCCATCCAGGACTGCAGCACGGCTGCCTTGACTGTCGGCTCGACCTCGGCCTCGTGTGCCTTGTAGAGTTCGACCAGCTTGCGCGCCGCCACCTGGAAGCGCGCCGGGCTGCGCAGCATCAAGCCACGCTCAAAGCCGGCCGTTGCCATGCAGATGTTCCAGCCCTCGCCCTCGCCGCCAAGGCGGTTGAAGGCGGGAACGCGGACGTCATCGAGGAAGATTTCGGCAAAACCGGTCTCGCCGTCGATCTGCGGGATCGCCTGCACCCGCACACCGGAAGCGTTGAGCGGGAAGAAGATCAGCGACAGGCCCTTGTGGCGCTGCGAGGCCGGATCGGTGCGGAACAGGCCGAAAGCCCAGTCGGCGAACACAGCGCGCGACGACCAGATCTTGTGGCCCTTGAGCACATATTCGTCACCTTCCAGCACCGCCGTCGCGCGCACCGAAGCAAGATCGGAACCGGCCTGCGGCTCGGACCAGGCCTGCGCCCAGATCTCGTCGCCTGAGGCCATCGAGGTCAGGAAGCGCGCCTTCTGCTCATCCGTGCCATATTCCATCAGCGTTGGGCCGAGCAGGAAGATGCCGTTCTGGTTGACGCGCAGCGGCGCGCCGGCGCGATAATACTCTTCCTCGAAGATCAACCACTGGATCAGGTCGAGCCCGCGTCCGCCATAGCTCTCCGGCCAGGTCACCATGCCCCAGCGGCCTTCTGCCAGGACGCGTTCCCAGGCGCGATGCGCCTCAAAACCCTCGCGGCTGGCGTCGAAGGACGGCAGCGGCTTGCCGGGCACATGCTTCTCGAGCCAGGAGCGCACTTCCTGGCGGAAGGCCTGCTGCTCGTCGGTGTAATCAAGATCCACGCTTGGAAATTCCCGTTGGTCAGCGGGCGGGCTCAGGCCTCGCCGGCCTGCTTCTTGTTGGCGGCGGCCATGCTCTTTGCGTCCTGCCCGCCCAGCGTGTTGCCGGTGGTCAGGTCGTTCTGGGCATGGGCGAAATGATGCATATGGTAATGCGCGTCCATGGCGGTGCGCTTGCCGCGCAGGTCTTCGACATGATTGATCGCCTGCTTCGATAGCCAGAGGCCGAGGCGCGGGTACTGCGCCAGCTTTTCGGCCATGGCCCGGCCGGCGCCTTCCAGTTCGTCGCGGCTCACCACCTTGTTGACCATGCCGAACTGTTCGGCGCGTACCGCCGGCATACGTTCGCCCATCATCAGAAATTCCTTGGCGACGCGCGGCGGCAGTTCGAAGGCATGCGCAAAATACTCGACGCCGGGAATGCCCATGCGCACCACCGGATCCTGGAAGAAGGCATCGTCGGTGGCAACGATGAAGTCGCAGACCCAGGCAAGCATCAGCCCGCCGGCGATGCAGGCGCCCTGCACCAGCGCGATCGTCGGCTTGGGGATGTCGCGCCAGCGCCGGCACATGCCGAGATAGACCTCATGCTCCCTGGTGTAGAGCATTTCGGCCGCCGGCTTGTTGGTGTGGTCGGACCACATCAGGCGGCGGTCAAAGGTCTTGTTGACGTCCCGTCCCGGCGTGCCGATGTCGTGGCCGGCCGAAAAATGCTTGCCCGCGCCGCGCAGGATGATGACCTTCACCGCGTCATCGTCGACGGCGCGCTTGAAGGCGTCGTCGAGTGCATAGGTCATCTGCGAGTTCTGGGCATTGTTGAACGTCGGGCGGTTCATCGTCACCCAGGCGATGGGCCCCTCGGTTTCGTAGAGAACCGGCTCGCCCGTCTCATAGGTGATGTCTGCCGTACGCGGCTCAACCAGATCGCTCATATCAAGGGTTTCCGCTGACAATTCAACTTGGTAGCTGACGGGAAACTACGTTCCCCGCCAAGGGGCGCAATCGTCCAAAGAGACTAACGCGTGGCCAACTTTGTGCGCCGCACAATCATTTGCCGCACGATCACTGGCAGATCGTGTCGATCTCGGCGAGCTCAACCGCAGTCAGCTTCCACGATGCCGCTGCCGCATTGGCCACAACCTGCTCCGCACGGGTGGCGCCTGCAATCACGCTGGACACGATCGGCTGGCAGGCCAACCAGGAGAACGCCAGCTCGAGGATGGTGCGCCCGCGGGCCTCGCTGAAGCCGATCAGCTTCTCCACCTTGTCGAGATTGGCATCGGTCAGGCCGGCCTTGAAATAAGCCATGTTCATGCGCGTGTCCTCTGGCAGCGCCTGGCCCTTGCGGTACTTGCCGGTCAAAAGGCCGCTCGCCAGCGGGAAATAGGGCAACAGCGTCATGCCGGTGCGGCGCATTGCCGGGAACAGTTCGGTTTCTGCCTTGCGCGAGATCAGGTTGTACTCGGCCTGGGTGGACTGCAGGCCGTGCAGATTGTGGTGGCGCGAGGTCCAGCTGGCATCGACCAGCATCCAAGCCGGCAGGTTCGAGCAACCGAGATAACGCACCTTGCCCTGTTTCACGAGATCGTCCAACGCTCTCAGCGTCTCTTCGATCGGCGTCTGCGGATCCGGGAAATGATACTGGTAGAGGTCGATGTAATCGGTCTTGAGCCGGCGCAGGCTGTCCTCGACAGCGCCCATGATGTAACCGCGCGAGCCGTTGTAGCGATTGCTCTTTTCACGATTGAGCGGCGAGGCAAACTTGGTCGCCAGCACCACATCCTTGCGCCGGTCGCCCAGCACTTCGCCCAGCGTGATCTCCGATCCGCCATTGACGCCGTAGGAATCCGAGGTGTCGAGCAGCGTGATGCCGGCATCGAGCGCCGCATGCACCACCTTGCGGGCCCCCTCGGTGTCGAGGCTCTTGATCATGCCGCCGAAGTTGTTGCAGCCGAGACCGACAACTGAAACTTCAAGGCCCGTACGGCCGAGAACGCGCTTTTCCATCTCGTCTACTCCATCATGTCCATTCGATAAATATCGTAATTCGTTGGCAAACTGCCTAGGCCGTCATCTTGATCATGTCGGCAGCCTTCTCAGCGATCATCACGGTCGCAGCATAAGTGTTGCCATTGACCAGAACGGGCATGATCGACGCATCGGCCACGCGCAGCCTTTCGACCCCACGCACCCGCAACTGCGGATCGACCACCGAGTCGGCATCCGCGCCCATCCGGCAGGTGCCGGCGGCATGGTAGTGCGTCACCGCCGTCGCCAGTATGTCCTCGGCGATGTCGTCGAGCGAGCGGATCGGCCGCACCGGCAGCAACTCCTTGTCCAGCACATTGCGCAATGCCGGCTGGTTGACGATCGCACGGGTCCGGTCGGCTCCTTCTGCAAGGATCCTGAGGTCGCGCGGATCGGAGAAATAGTTCGGCGAGATCGCCGCATGCGCCATCGGATCGGCCGACTTCAGCGTCACCTCCCCACGGCTGTAAGGCGAACCGTGGTTCAGCAGCAGCGTGAAACCATGCTCCCGTGGCAGGATGCCAAGCACGCCCGGCCCTCGACGGATCACGGTTGCCGGCGCCATGCAGACCTGGATCTCGCTGCCAGGATCGCCTTCGATGGCGTGGAAATAGCCTGATGTCGGGAACAGTCCCCGGCTCAACACGCCTCGTCGCTGCAACACATATTGAGCGCCAGCCTTCAGCGCGCCCCACGGTTTGACGTGATTGTAGGCGCTGACCGGCTTGGTCGTCGTGTACATCAGCCGGTACATCGGGTGGTTCTGCAGGTTCTGACCGACCTCGGGCCTGTCCGCGTTTACCTTGATGCCGAGACGCTGCAGGCTGCCCGCCTCGCCCACGCCCGAAAGCATCAGCAATTGCGGCGAATTGACCGCGCCGCCGCTGAGGATCACCTCCTTGACCGCGCGCGCCACGCGTGACCGCCCCTCATGGGCGAACACCACGCCAGTCGCGCCCCCTGCCTCGATCACCACCCGCTTTACTGGCGCATTGACGATCAGCGTCAAGTTCGGACGCTTCAACGCCGGATGCAGGAAGGCCGCAGCCGTGCTTGAGCGCTTGCCCTTGCCGATCGTCAGGTCGACATGACCGAAGGCCTCAGCCGCATCCTTGTTGAGGTCATCGGTCAACGGCAGGCATTCCCCGGCCGCCGCGTCGAGGAACATGTCGCAGACGGGTGCCGTGCCCTGCCCCTTCGACACCTGCATAGGCCCGCTGCCGCCATGAATGTCGTTGGCGCCGCGCTCGTTGGTCTCCGATTTCTTGAAATAGGGCAGGACATCGTCATAGCCCCAGCCATCGTTGCCGAGCGCCTTCCAGTTGTCATAGTCGCGGCGGTGGCCGCGCATATACATCATGCCATTGATCGAGCTCGAGCCGCCGACAAGCTTGCCCTGCGCCCAGTAGAGCTTGCGTCCACCCAATGCCTCCACCGGTTCGCTCTCGTAGCTCCAGTTGTAGGCCGGATGCGTGCCGGTCACGACATTGGCGCCGGGGATGCGGATGAGCATGCCCTTGTCCAGCCCGCCGGCCTCGATGACGGCAACCCGCACATTGGGGTTCTCTGAAAGCCGGGCGGCAAGCACGCAGCCGGCGGCGCCCGCGCCGACGACCACATAGTCGAACTCGAGGTCGCTGAAGGTCACGTCCGTTTCCTGAAATCGCGTCGCGCTACGCCAACAGGCCAAGGCAGGCGCGCATGCTCCTGGGCGAGCCTCGTCAGAGGGTCGGCGACGGCAGCCTCGACGATCCTGGCCGCCTTGCGCAGGCGCAGGTCGACATGGATCGACAGGCCTTCCACCGTTGCCGCGCGGTAGTTCTGGTCGATGTTCCACAACTCGTGAAAATGGTGGACGCGCTTTAGGTCGGTCCACAGAACGAGGCTGCGGGCTTCCAGCTTTGCATCAGGCATCAGTTCGCGTTCGTAACGAACGCTCTTTTCAAGCCGGAAGAAGCTGTAGCTGGTGCGTCTGATATAGTCGTCATGGATGCCGAAGACCTCGAACAGATCGCTTTCGGCGATGTCGAAGACGCGGTCGTACCAGGAGACGTTCATGTGCCGGTTGACGTCGAGCCAGTGCGGCTCGACCTGCCCTCGGTAGCTGATATAGGGGCGCGGCCCGCTGTCGGGGTCTCCGGCATTCGCGCCCA
This genomic window contains:
- a CDS encoding acyl-CoA dehydrogenase family protein, translating into MDFRFSEEQTMTADVVRELLNDVCQPADLRRLMGDGAARDEERWAKIVEMGLAGALVAEGKGGLGLSAIDFVQIAEACGYAGLPEPLVENAGVALPLLAAFSENARVAALLERALAGEVTVTVAHPANPFVADGDTAEAVLVVRDGAMHLVETAKATLVAQASVDPFRRLFTVEFEPSDATLVAGADEAGVPLAAALDRGALFAAAQMQGIAQRCVDLGVAYAKERQQFGKPIGSYQAVKHHLATAQVKIEFARPVLHAAAAQLEQGDLYSRARISQAKLACTDAADVAARTSIQVHGAMGYSWEVDVHFFLKRGIALTNWWGGTAFHRERVAARVFARPLGPEHTFAREA
- a CDS encoding acyl-CoA dehydrogenase family protein, whose amino-acid sequence is MDLDYTDEQQAFRQEVRSWLEKHVPGKPLPSFDASREGFEAHRAWERVLAEGRWGMVTWPESYGGRGLDLIQWLIFEEEYYRAGAPLRVNQNGIFLLGPTLMEYGTDEQKARFLTSMASGDEIWAQAWSEPQAGSDLASVRATAVLEGDEYVLKGHKIWSSRAVFADWAFGLFRTDPASQRHKGLSLIFFPLNASGVRVQAIPQIDGETGFAEIFLDDVRVPAFNRLGGEGEGWNICMATAGFERGLMLRSPARFQVAARKLVELYKAHEAEVEPTVKAAVLQSWMDAEAYALSIYATASRLAAGGHIGAEASTNKIFWSEMDIAMHKAALSILGARAELLRSAPEAGDIGRWLDGYFFSLAGPIYAGSNEIQRNIIAERMLGLPRA
- a CDS encoding enoyl-CoA hydratase — translated: MSDLVEPRTADITYETGEPVLYETEGPIAWVTMNRPTFNNAQNSQMTYALDDAFKRAVDDDAVKVIILRGAGKHFSAGHDIGTPGRDVNKTFDRRLMWSDHTNKPAAEMLYTREHEVYLGMCRRWRDIPKPTIALVQGACIAGGLMLAWVCDFIVATDDAFFQDPVVRMGIPGVEYFAHAFELPPRVAKEFLMMGERMPAVRAEQFGMVNKVVSRDELEGAGRAMAEKLAQYPRLGLWLSKQAINHVEDLRGKRTAMDAHYHMHHFAHAQNDLTTGNTLGGQDAKSMAAANKKQAGEA
- a CDS encoding aldo/keto reductase — protein: MEKRVLGRTGLEVSVVGLGCNNFGGMIKSLDTEGARKVVHAALDAGITLLDTSDSYGVNGGSEITLGEVLGDRRKDVVLATKFASPLNREKSNRYNGSRGYIMGAVEDSLRRLKTDYIDLYQYHFPDPQTPIEETLRALDDLVKQGKVRYLGCSNLPAWMLVDASWTSRHHNLHGLQSTQAEYNLISRKAETELFPAMRRTGMTLLPYFPLASGLLTGKYRKGQALPEDTRMNMAYFKAGLTDANLDKVEKLIGFSEARGRTILELAFSWLACQPIVSSVIAGATRAEQVVANAAAASWKLTAVELAEIDTICQ
- a CDS encoding GMC family oxidoreductase N-terminal domain-containing protein, translating into MTFSDLEFDYVVVGAGAAGCVLAARLSENPNVRVAVIEAGGLDKGMLIRIPGANVVTGTHPAYNWSYESEPVEALGGRKLYWAQGKLVGGSSSINGMMYMRGHRRDYDNWKALGNDGWGYDDVLPYFKKSETNERGANDIHGGSGPMQVSKGQGTAPVCDMFLDAAAGECLPLTDDLNKDAAEAFGHVDLTIGKGKRSSTAAAFLHPALKRPNLTLIVNAPVKRVVIEAGGATGVVFAHEGRSRVARAVKEVILSGGAVNSPQLLMLSGVGEAGSLQRLGIKVNADRPEVGQNLQNHPMYRLMYTTTKPVSAYNHVKPWGALKAGAQYVLQRRGVLSRGLFPTSGYFHAIEGDPGSEIQVCMAPATVIRRGPGVLGILPREHGFTLLLNHGSPYSRGEVTLKSADPMAHAAISPNYFSDPRDLRILAEGADRTRAIVNQPALRNVLDKELLPVRPIRSLDDIAEDILATAVTHYHAAGTCRMGADADSVVDPQLRVRGVERLRVADASIMPVLVNGNTYAATVMIAEKAADMIKMTA
- a CDS encoding thioesterase family protein, with the translated sequence MNDEGAVRDAVLGANAGDPDSGPRPYISYRGQVEPHWLDVNRHMNVSWYDRVFDIAESDLFEVFGIHDDYIRRTSYSFFRLEKSVRYERELMPDAKLEARSLVLWTDLKRVHHFHELWNIDQNYRAATVEGLSIHVDLRLRKAARIVEAAVADPLTRLAQEHARLPWPVGVARRDFRKRT